Proteins encoded in a region of the Variovorax sp. PAMC 28711 genome:
- a CDS encoding 4'-phosphopantetheinyl transferase family protein — translation MGCTAWLVHLDQDAALQWRDSLDETERTRAARFVFDRDRARYEAAHGATRYLLGLHLGRPSSELQFDIGALGKPHLAGSTAVHFNLSHSHHLGLLAIGDRPIGVDLEVLRPLDGLSDLAAAHFTDAERAALEREAPDDRLRSFLTGWTRKEACVKALGLGLAVDTRTVPTGLKAAPQAFVRFGGADAATVSLQSLYVGPSAIASIALLEFSDRTP, via the coding sequence GTGGGTTGCACGGCGTGGCTGGTCCACCTCGACCAGGACGCAGCGTTGCAGTGGCGAGACTCGCTCGACGAAACCGAAAGAACGCGCGCGGCAAGATTCGTTTTCGATCGAGATCGCGCGCGCTACGAGGCAGCGCATGGCGCCACACGTTACTTGCTGGGTCTGCACCTCGGTCGGCCGTCCTCGGAACTGCAATTCGACATCGGCGCGCTCGGCAAGCCCCACCTTGCCGGATCGACGGCCGTGCACTTCAACCTGAGCCACAGTCATCATCTGGGGCTGTTGGCCATCGGCGATCGCCCGATCGGTGTGGACCTGGAAGTCTTGCGGCCGCTCGACGGCCTGTCCGACCTGGCCGCGGCCCATTTCACCGACGCCGAGCGTGCGGCGCTCGAACGCGAAGCGCCGGATGACCGGCTCCGGTCATTCCTGACGGGCTGGACGCGAAAGGAAGCGTGCGTCAAAGCACTGGGGCTCGGCCTGGCCGTGGACACCCGTACCGTGCCGACGGGGCTCAAGGCCGCCCCACAGGCGTTCGTACGCTTCGGTGGCGCTGATGCCGCGACGGTTTCCCTGCAGTCGCTCTATGTCGGACCATCGGCCATTGCCTCCATTGCACTTTTGGAATTTTCAGATCGGACTCCATGA
- a CDS encoding serine aminopeptidase domain-containing protein, which translates to MKPIIFGPPERRLVGLFHPAEKVNAQRAAVLMCYPFGHEATRIHRLYRVLAERLCRQGIAVLRFDFHGAGDSPGADTDGEMSGWEQDILQAHGELVRMTSAACVSWFASRLGATLALRSAGAARELKRLVLWDPIVDGATYVKELRVTQAATLDLAFYARSPSWYVAKPELATSPLTESMGFGISAELADQIARLRSSDLAVPASVPATVFASPDDTNVAGWCKAQSAGVRRVALETLVHPIVWTSDPLANSAIVPSEVIRRLSTLLHETV; encoded by the coding sequence ATGAAACCCATCATATTTGGCCCCCCCGAACGGCGCCTTGTCGGACTTTTCCATCCGGCCGAAAAAGTCAATGCGCAGCGCGCCGCGGTGCTCATGTGCTATCCCTTCGGACACGAGGCGACACGCATCCACCGGCTGTACCGCGTGCTCGCCGAACGACTTTGCCGCCAGGGTATCGCGGTGTTGCGTTTCGACTTTCATGGCGCCGGCGATTCGCCAGGCGCCGACACGGACGGTGAAATGTCAGGCTGGGAGCAGGACATCCTGCAGGCGCATGGCGAGCTTGTCCGCATGACCTCCGCGGCTTGCGTGAGCTGGTTCGCTTCACGGCTCGGCGCGACGTTGGCCCTCCGGTCGGCCGGTGCCGCACGCGAGCTGAAGCGGCTGGTGCTGTGGGACCCGATCGTGGACGGAGCCACCTATGTGAAGGAACTGCGCGTGACGCAAGCTGCCACGCTCGACCTGGCGTTCTATGCGCGCAGCCCGTCCTGGTACGTGGCAAAGCCCGAGCTTGCCACCAGCCCGCTCACAGAGTCGATGGGATTCGGTATCAGTGCCGAGCTGGCCGACCAGATCGCCCGCTTGCGCAGCAGCGACCTCGCGGTGCCCGCCTCCGTGCCCGCGACTGTTTTTGCCAGCCCCGACGACACGAACGTGGCCGGCTGGTGCAAGGCCCAGAGCGCAGGCGTGCGCCGCGTCGCGCTGGAGACGCTCGTCCACCCTATCGTCTGGACATCCGACCCGCTCGCGAACAGCGCGATCGTCCCATCCGAAGTGATCCGACGTCTGTCGACCCTGCTCCATGAAACAGTTTGA
- a CDS encoding alpha/beta fold hydrolase → MKQFEETPVQFGPSSGLFGMLTRPGVGMPSEPVGCLMFNFGIHTHIGPRRVQVKLARRLARQGVSSLRFDLSGVGESPSPSSGMPFDLQAQNDLKAAVDLLQSSGGVSRIAVIGLCSGAGHGLRFALQDARVAGLLMFDAYRFAGVWSNVARRFQRFRRSPWAQGSHWIKRLLGAKAPGDNMLETNEPEVPVKASDFSRSMEVLLSRAVSVYLVYSASLGGSDKRHDQLKELRGADFLSRVRYEFMPELDHSFTLLAGQARFGDGVEQWMQGLNLAATRTA, encoded by the coding sequence ATGAAACAGTTTGAAGAAACGCCCGTCCAGTTCGGTCCGTCGTCCGGCTTGTTCGGGATGTTGACCCGGCCGGGCGTGGGGATGCCGAGCGAGCCCGTGGGTTGCCTCATGTTCAATTTCGGTATCCACACGCACATCGGGCCGCGACGTGTGCAGGTCAAGCTGGCGCGCCGGCTCGCCCGCCAGGGCGTGAGCAGCCTGCGCTTTGATTTGTCAGGCGTCGGTGAGAGTCCGTCGCCGTCGAGCGGCATGCCGTTCGACCTGCAGGCCCAGAACGATCTGAAGGCTGCGGTGGACCTTCTGCAGTCGAGCGGCGGCGTCAGCCGAATCGCCGTCATCGGCCTGTGTTCGGGCGCCGGGCACGGCCTGCGCTTTGCCCTGCAGGATGCGCGCGTCGCAGGCCTGCTGATGTTCGACGCCTACCGCTTCGCGGGCGTCTGGTCGAACGTCGCGCGCCGCTTCCAGCGCTTCCGTCGCAGCCCCTGGGCACAGGGCAGCCATTGGATCAAACGACTGCTGGGCGCGAAGGCGCCGGGCGACAACATGCTTGAGACCAACGAGCCCGAAGTTCCGGTGAAGGCGAGCGATTTCAGCCGCAGCATGGAAGTGCTGCTGTCGCGCGCTGTGTCGGTCTACCTCGTCTACTCGGCCAGCCTCGGGGGCTCGGACAAACGACACGATCAGCTGAAAGAGCTGCGCGGCGCGGACTTCCTTTCGCGCGTGCGTTACGAGTTCATGCCCGAACTGGACCACTCGTTCACGCTGCTTGCCGGGCAAGCCCGCTTCGGCGACGGCGTCGAGCAGTGGATGCAGGGATTGAACCTGGCGGCGACACGCACCGCTTAG
- the miaB gene encoding tRNA (N6-isopentenyl adenosine(37)-C2)-methylthiotransferase MiaB yields MSKKVFIKTFGCQMNEYDSDKMADVLNAAQGYEPTQNVDEADLILFNTCSVREKAQEKVFSDLGRVKHLKAKGVKIGVGGCVASQEGEAIIARAPYVDIVFGPQTLHRLPEMLNARERLNRPQVDISFPEIEKFDHLPPARVEGATAFVSIMEGCSKYCSYCVVPYTRGEEVNRPLDDVLVEIAGLADQGVREVTLLGQNVNAYRGTMGGTSEIADFALLIEYVAEIPGIERIRYTTSHPNEFTPRLIEAYAKVPQLVSHLHLPVQHGSDRILMAMKRGYTAMEYKSTVRKLRAIRPDLALSSDFIVGFPGETDEDFAKMMKLIDDCAFDNSFSFIFSPRPGTPAAALHDDTPHAVKLARLQTLQRVIDGNVRRFGDALVGSTQRVLVEGASRKSAGKDANELMGRTACNRVVNFEGDARLVGQMTDLRITRSLAYTLRGEVITRETQEAALAAMPA; encoded by the coding sequence ATGAGCAAAAAAGTCTTTATCAAAACCTTCGGCTGCCAGATGAACGAGTACGACTCGGACAAGATGGCCGACGTGCTGAATGCCGCGCAGGGCTACGAGCCGACGCAGAACGTCGACGAAGCCGACCTGATCCTCTTCAACACCTGCTCGGTGCGTGAGAAGGCACAGGAGAAGGTGTTCAGCGACCTGGGCCGGGTGAAGCACCTGAAGGCCAAGGGCGTGAAGATCGGCGTCGGCGGCTGCGTCGCCAGCCAGGAAGGCGAGGCGATCATCGCGCGCGCGCCCTACGTCGACATCGTGTTCGGCCCGCAAACGCTGCACCGCCTGCCCGAGATGCTGAACGCGCGTGAGCGCCTCAACCGGCCGCAAGTCGACATCAGCTTCCCCGAGATCGAGAAGTTCGACCACCTGCCGCCGGCACGTGTCGAGGGCGCGACCGCTTTCGTCTCGATCATGGAAGGCTGCTCCAAGTACTGCAGCTACTGCGTGGTGCCCTACACCCGCGGCGAAGAGGTGAACAGGCCGCTCGACGACGTGCTGGTGGAAATCGCGGGCCTCGCCGACCAGGGCGTGCGCGAGGTCACGCTGCTGGGCCAGAACGTGAACGCGTACCGCGGCACGATGGGCGGCACGAGTGAGATTGCCGACTTTGCGCTGTTGATCGAATACGTCGCCGAGATTCCCGGCATCGAGCGCATCCGCTACACGACCAGCCATCCGAACGAGTTCACGCCGCGCTTGATCGAGGCCTATGCCAAGGTGCCGCAACTCGTGAGCCACCTGCACCTGCCGGTGCAGCACGGCAGCGACCGCATCCTGATGGCGATGAAGCGCGGCTACACCGCCATGGAATACAAGAGCACGGTGCGCAAGCTCCGCGCGATTCGCCCCGACCTCGCGCTCAGCAGCGACTTCATCGTCGGCTTCCCCGGCGAAACCGACGAAGACTTCGCCAAGATGATGAAGCTCATCGACGACTGCGCATTCGACAACAGCTTCAGCTTCATCTTCAGCCCGCGTCCCGGCACGCCGGCCGCCGCACTGCACGACGACACGCCGCACGCGGTGAAGCTCGCGCGCCTGCAGACGCTGCAGCGCGTGATCGACGGCAACGTGCGCCGTTTCGGCGATGCGCTGGTCGGCAGCACGCAGCGCGTGCTGGTCGAAGGGGCCTCACGCAAAAGTGCGGGCAAGGACGCGAACGAGCTGATGGGCCGCACCGCCTGCAACCGCGTGGTCAACTTCGAGGGCGACGCTCGCCTGGTCGGCCAGATGACCGACCTGCGCATCACGCGCTCGCTGGCGTACACGCTGCGCGGTGAGGTGATCACGCGCGAGACGCAGGAAGCGGCACTCGCCGCGATGCCGGCCTGA
- a CDS encoding sensor histidine kinase — MAKLPYERVSARGSFQQLLLFAFLLITALLVGVALRSVFQYDALMTQSRDAAARALTLSGAAQSLAERSAAMERAGRQSLVLNDTVLRKRFSDAARDASATLDKLVQSDLAPASADAWRQQLEVIGGLMIGPADSALSRESAMAMQFRELDALNTTIAQQAQFLIETQNNALAQRIENARNRVMRQVIAASVLAVSLALAFGVWLARPFKRLQKAIVGLGENRLDEPIDIRGPADVRRVSQQLEWLRLRLTELDADKARFLRHVSHELKTPLAALREGVSLLEDGVTGALNPAQREVAQILNQNTIALQGQIEALLRFNAAAFEARELHRQRTALLPLIEEQIDAQRLQWQGQGLTVRASGDPLSVQVDPVKLGTAIANLLSNAIRFAARGGKISIDVSGTPETALIDIADDGPGVAESDRDRVFEPFFRGERQPDHAVKGTGIGLSIVQEYIAAHGGRVTLLPDGPGARFRIELPRTV, encoded by the coding sequence ATGGCGAAGCTGCCCTACGAGCGCGTGTCGGCGCGCGGTTCGTTCCAGCAACTGTTGCTGTTCGCCTTTCTGCTGATCACCGCGCTGCTGGTCGGTGTGGCGCTGCGCTCGGTGTTTCAGTACGACGCGCTCATGACGCAGAGCCGCGATGCGGCAGCGCGCGCGCTCACGCTGTCGGGCGCCGCCCAGTCGCTGGCCGAACGCAGCGCCGCCATGGAGCGCGCCGGTCGCCAGTCGCTGGTGTTGAACGATACGGTGCTGCGCAAGCGGTTCAGCGACGCGGCGCGCGATGCGAGCGCCACGCTCGACAAGCTGGTGCAGAGCGATCTTGCGCCCGCCTCCGCCGACGCCTGGCGCCAGCAGCTGGAGGTGATCGGCGGCCTGATGATCGGACCGGCCGACAGCGCGCTGTCGCGTGAAAGCGCGATGGCGATGCAGTTCCGCGAACTCGACGCGCTCAACACCACCATCGCGCAGCAGGCGCAGTTCCTGATCGAGACGCAGAACAACGCACTGGCGCAACGCATCGAGAACGCCCGCAATCGCGTGATGCGGCAGGTGATCGCGGCGAGCGTGCTGGCGGTGTCGCTGGCGCTGGCGTTCGGCGTGTGGCTGGCGCGGCCCTTCAAGCGGCTGCAGAAAGCGATCGTCGGGCTGGGCGAGAACCGGCTCGACGAACCGATCGACATTCGCGGTCCGGCCGACGTGCGACGTGTCTCGCAGCAGCTCGAATGGTTGCGGCTTCGTCTGACAGAACTGGACGCCGACAAGGCGCGCTTCTTGCGGCATGTGTCGCATGAACTCAAGACGCCGCTGGCGGCCTTGCGCGAAGGCGTGTCGCTGCTGGAAGACGGCGTGACGGGCGCCTTGAATCCGGCCCAGCGCGAGGTCGCGCAGATCCTGAACCAGAACACGATCGCCTTGCAGGGGCAGATCGAGGCGCTGTTGCGTTTCAACGCGGCCGCCTTCGAGGCGCGTGAACTGCACCGCCAGCGAACGGCGTTGCTGCCGCTGATCGAAGAGCAGATCGATGCCCAGCGGCTCCAGTGGCAAGGCCAGGGCCTGACGGTGCGCGCCAGCGGCGACCCGCTGAGCGTGCAGGTCGACCCGGTCAAGCTCGGCACCGCGATTGCCAACCTGCTGTCGAACGCGATCCGCTTTGCGGCGCGCGGCGGAAAAATCTCGATCGACGTTTCGGGCACGCCGGAAACGGCCCTGATCGACATCGCCGACGACGGGCCGGGCGTGGCCGAAAGCGACCGCGACCGCGTGTTCGAACCCTTCTTTCGCGGCGAACGCCAACCTGATCACGCGGTCAAGGGCACGGGCATCGGACTTTCCATCGTGCAGGAGTACATTGCAGCCCATGGTGGCCGCGTCACGCTGCTGCCCGACGGACCAGGTGCTCGTTTCCGCATCGAGCTGCCGCGCACCGTGTAA
- a CDS encoding sigma 54-interacting transcriptional regulator, with protein MSEATPAKPTGAKLLVVDDDPDMLRLLSMRLASSNYQVTAVTSAESALTQLEIEHPQLVLSDVRLPGRDGLALFDEIRKRHPTLPVILLTAHGTIPDAVEATARGVFTYLTKPYDGRELLDKIAQALALGAPPTVAGKVGDESWRAEIVSRSNRMAEVLAEARMIAQSDASVLLRGDSGAGKELLARAIHRASARAAKPFVAVNCGAIPEALLESELFGHMKGAFTDAHANHKGLFQQADGGTLLLDEIGDMPPALQVKLLRVLQERAVRPLGASQSIEVDVRIISATHRDLDVAMAAGQFREDLYYRLNVVTLTLPPLSARREDIPLLSNHFLQRLSTKYGKRLSGFAPEALKALATASWPGNVRQLFNVVEQVCALSSSPLIPLSLVQRALRVPSVEVQTYADAKQRFERDYLVGLLKLTDGNVADAARLADRNRTEFYRLLQKHELTPGHFKADGPPPAGEPVAD; from the coding sequence ATGAGTGAAGCGACGCCCGCCAAGCCGACCGGCGCCAAACTGCTGGTGGTCGACGACGACCCGGACATGCTGCGCCTGTTGTCGATGCGGCTGGCCTCGTCGAACTACCAGGTCACCGCGGTCACTTCGGCGGAATCGGCGTTGACCCAACTGGAAATCGAGCACCCGCAACTCGTGCTGAGCGACGTGCGCTTGCCGGGCCGCGACGGCCTCGCGCTGTTCGACGAAATCCGCAAGCGCCATCCGACGCTCCCGGTCATCCTGCTGACCGCGCACGGCACGATTCCCGACGCCGTCGAAGCGACCGCACGCGGTGTGTTCACTTACCTCACCAAGCCCTACGACGGCCGCGAGCTGCTCGACAAGATCGCGCAGGCGCTCGCGCTCGGCGCGCCGCCGACCGTGGCGGGCAAGGTCGGCGACGAAAGCTGGCGCGCCGAAATCGTGAGCCGCAGCAATCGCATGGCCGAAGTGCTGGCGGAGGCGCGAATGATCGCGCAATCGGACGCCAGCGTGCTGTTGCGCGGCGACAGCGGCGCCGGCAAGGAACTGCTCGCGCGCGCCATCCACCGCGCCAGTGCGCGCGCCGCCAAGCCCTTCGTGGCCGTCAATTGCGGCGCCATTCCCGAAGCGTTGCTCGAGTCTGAATTGTTCGGCCACATGAAGGGCGCCTTCACCGACGCGCACGCGAACCACAAGGGCCTGTTCCAGCAGGCCGACGGCGGCACGCTGCTGCTCGATGAAATCGGTGACATGCCGCCCGCCCTGCAGGTCAAGTTGCTGCGCGTGCTGCAGGAGCGCGCGGTGCGCCCGCTCGGCGCCAGCCAGTCGATCGAGGTCGACGTGCGGATCATTTCCGCCACGCACCGCGATCTCGACGTGGCCATGGCGGCCGGGCAGTTCCGTGAAGACCTCTATTACCGGCTCAACGTGGTGACGCTCACGCTGCCGCCGCTGAGCGCGCGCCGCGAAGACATCCCTCTGCTGTCCAATCACTTCCTGCAGCGGCTGTCGACCAAGTACGGCAAGCGGCTCTCCGGATTCGCGCCCGAGGCGCTGAAGGCGCTGGCCACGGCGTCCTGGCCAGGCAATGTGCGCCAGCTTTTCAACGTGGTCGAACAGGTGTGCGCGCTCTCCAGCTCGCCGTTGATCCCGTTGTCGCTGGTGCAGCGCGCCTTGCGCGTGCCGAGCGTCGAGGTGCAGACCTATGCCGACGCCAAGCAGCGTTTCGAGCGCGATTACCTGGTCGGTTTGCTGAAACTGACGGACGGCAACGTGGCCGACGCGGCGCGCCTGGCGGATCGCAACCGGACCGAGTTCTACCGGCTGCTGCAAAAGCACGAGCTCACGCCCGGGCATTTCAAGGCCGACGGCCCGCCACCCGCTGGCGAGCCTGTCGCTGACTAG
- the mdoH gene encoding glucans biosynthesis glucosyltransferase MdoH, with protein sequence MKPNDFSHFPALDQVTAVVPSTRSTLREERHPNAVTAPPVNRGSMAPRPWRGFWNSLGTATLVKLGAGGVRKASRAGARTLTDEQPWQRAAKQRRLAFMLLTLLSTVIASTLFASVQPDYDNVWLEYGQIGLYGLLSGWVVTGFVTALMGFYVSVRGDKHSLSVKQVAGHVMNPEARTAIIMPICNEDVATVFAGLRATCESVASTGHAKQFDVFVLSDSYNPETAAAERAAWEDLRAALATSPNQPQVEVYYRLRTRRSHRKAGNVADFCRRWGKDYRYMVVLDADSVMSGDCLTSMVKLMEANPTAGIIQTATQAIGHVTLHARAQQFASRVTGRLFTLGMQFWQLGESHYWGHNAIIRVQPFMEHCALAPIRGTGGMSGGIMSHDFVEAALMRRAGYHVWLCADLVGSYEQQPPDLLAELQRDRRWCQGNLQNARLMAEPGIHPVHRAMFVTGTMAYVSAPLWLAFLTLGTALWLSGSSLVANWNVLPMELVGLWLWTLCLLFLPRILGVVAVMMRGEQRQYGGLWGLLKSTALESALAIVQAPVRMLAHALFVVIALTGLKLDWKSPPREANAVPWNIAISQLAPMTIIIAALAVGISMIDPSALVWLMPVGLPLLLAIPLTVLTSQIGFGTALRDRGWLLIPEESRSPAVLRRAWMHAVRLARPVLAAA encoded by the coding sequence ATGAAGCCAAACGACTTTTCCCATTTTCCCGCCCTCGACCAGGTGACGGCCGTCGTGCCGTCCACCCGCAGCACGCTGCGTGAGGAACGCCACCCGAATGCGGTCACGGCACCGCCGGTCAACCGCGGTTCGATGGCGCCGCGCCCGTGGCGTGGTTTCTGGAACAGCCTCGGGACTGCCACCCTGGTGAAACTCGGTGCCGGCGGCGTGCGCAAGGCCTCGCGGGCCGGCGCCCGGACGCTGACCGACGAACAACCGTGGCAACGCGCCGCCAAGCAACGCCGTCTGGCATTCATGCTGCTCACGCTGCTGAGCACGGTCATTGCGTCCACGCTGTTCGCCAGCGTGCAACCCGACTACGACAACGTCTGGCTCGAATACGGCCAGATCGGCCTGTACGGCCTGTTGTCCGGATGGGTCGTGACCGGTTTCGTGACCGCCCTGATGGGCTTCTACGTTTCGGTGCGCGGTGACAAGCACTCACTGTCGGTGAAGCAAGTCGCCGGTCATGTGATGAACCCTGAAGCCCGCACCGCGATCATCATGCCGATCTGCAACGAAGACGTGGCCACGGTGTTCGCCGGCCTGCGTGCAACGTGCGAATCGGTCGCGTCCACCGGCCACGCCAAGCAGTTCGACGTGTTCGTGCTGTCCGACAGCTACAACCCCGAAACCGCCGCTGCCGAGCGCGCTGCCTGGGAAGACCTGCGCGCTGCGCTGGCCACCAGCCCGAACCAGCCGCAGGTCGAGGTGTACTACCGTCTGCGCACCCGCCGCTCACATCGCAAGGCCGGCAACGTCGCCGACTTCTGCCGGCGCTGGGGCAAGGACTACCGCTACATGGTGGTGCTCGATGCCGACTCGGTCATGAGCGGCGATTGCCTGACCTCGATGGTCAAGCTGATGGAAGCCAACCCCACCGCCGGCATCATCCAGACCGCGACGCAAGCCATCGGCCACGTCACGCTGCATGCCCGCGCACAGCAATTCGCTTCTCGCGTGACGGGCCGCCTGTTCACGTTGGGCATGCAGTTCTGGCAACTGGGCGAATCGCATTACTGGGGCCACAACGCCATCATCCGGGTGCAGCCCTTCATGGAACATTGCGCGCTGGCCCCGATCCGGGGCACCGGCGGCATGTCGGGCGGCATCATGTCGCACGACTTCGTCGAGGCTGCGCTGATGCGCCGTGCCGGCTACCACGTGTGGCTGTGTGCTGACCTGGTCGGCAGCTATGAACAGCAACCGCCGGATCTGCTGGCGGAACTGCAGCGCGATCGTCGCTGGTGCCAGGGCAACCTGCAGAACGCCCGCCTGATGGCCGAGCCCGGCATTCATCCGGTGCACCGCGCGATGTTCGTGACCGGCACCATGGCCTATGTGTCGGCGCCGCTGTGGCTCGCGTTCCTGACGCTCGGCACCGCACTGTGGCTCTCGGGCTCCAGCCTGGTCGCCAACTGGAACGTGCTGCCGATGGAGCTGGTCGGCTTGTGGCTCTGGACCTTGTGCCTCCTGTTCCTGCCACGCATCCTGGGCGTCGTCGCCGTGATGATGCGCGGTGAGCAGCGCCAGTACGGCGGCCTGTGGGGCCTGCTGAAGAGCACGGCGCTCGAAAGCGCCTTGGCGATCGTGCAAGCGCCGGTGCGCATGCTGGCCCACGCGCTGTTTGTCGTGATCGCCCTCACCGGCCTGAAGCTCGACTGGAAGTCGCCTCCGCGCGAAGCCAATGCGGTGCCGTGGAACATCGCCATCAGCCAGCTGGCACCGATGACGATCATCATTGCCGCGCTCGCCGTCGGCATCTCGATGATCGATCCGAGCGCCCTGGTGTGGCTCATGCCCGTCGGCCTGCCGCTGTTGCTGGCCATCCCGCTGACGGTGCTCACCAGCCAGATCGGCTTCGGCACCGCGCTGCGTGACCGCGGCTGGTTGCTGATCCCGGAAGAGTCGCGCTCGCCGGCGGTGCTGCGTCGCGCCTGGATGCATGCGGTGCGCCTGGCGCGCCCGGTGCTCGCCGCGGCCTGA
- the ffh gene encoding signal recognition particle protein — MATALTEKFSRLVKQMSGQARITEANVQDMLREVRMALLEADVALPVVRDFIARVKDKALGQEVLGSLKPGQALVGIVSRELTATIGDGISDINLVAQPPAVILMAGLQGAGKTTTTAKLAKHLIEKRKKKVLTVSGDVYRPAAIEQLKTVTKQAGAEWFPSTPDQKPLDIARAALDHAKRHFFDVLLVDTAGRLAIDEVLMTEIKELHSALNPVETLFVVDAMQGQDAINTAKAFKDALPLTGIILTKTDGDSRGGAALSVRQITGVPIKFAGTSEKIDGLEVFDAERHAGRILGMGDIVALVEQVTAGVDVASAQKLAAKLKSGSGFDLNDFLGQIQQMKQMGGLSSIMDKLPQQMAAKTTEADMTRAERDIRRKEGIIQSMTPQERRKPELLKATRKRRIAAGAGVQVQEVNRLLNEFDQMQTMMKKMKGGGLMKMMKKMGGMKGMPGMGGPGGPKLPF; from the coding sequence ATGGCCACCGCCCTCACCGAAAAATTCTCCCGTCTCGTCAAGCAGATGAGCGGCCAAGCGCGCATCACCGAAGCCAACGTGCAGGACATGCTGCGCGAAGTGCGCATGGCACTGCTCGAGGCCGACGTGGCCCTGCCCGTCGTGCGCGATTTCATTGCCCGCGTCAAGGACAAGGCGCTCGGCCAGGAAGTGCTCGGCTCGCTCAAGCCGGGCCAGGCGCTCGTCGGCATCGTCAGTCGCGAACTGACCGCCACCATCGGCGACGGCATTTCCGACATCAACCTCGTGGCGCAGCCGCCCGCCGTGATCCTGATGGCCGGCCTGCAAGGCGCCGGCAAGACCACGACCACGGCGAAGCTGGCCAAGCACCTGATCGAGAAGCGCAAGAAGAAGGTGCTCACCGTGTCTGGCGACGTGTATCGCCCGGCCGCCATTGAACAGCTCAAGACCGTGACCAAACAGGCCGGCGCCGAGTGGTTCCCGAGCACGCCCGACCAGAAGCCGCTCGACATCGCTCGCGCCGCGCTCGACCACGCCAAGCGTCATTTCTTCGACGTGCTGCTGGTCGACACCGCTGGCCGCCTCGCGATCGACGAAGTGCTGATGACCGAAATCAAGGAACTGCACAGCGCGCTGAACCCGGTCGAAACGCTGTTCGTGGTCGACGCGATGCAGGGCCAGGACGCGATCAACACCGCCAAGGCCTTCAAGGACGCGCTGCCGCTCACCGGCATCATCCTGACCAAGACCGACGGCGATTCGCGCGGCGGCGCGGCGCTGTCGGTGCGGCAGATCACGGGCGTGCCGATCAAGTTCGCCGGCACCAGCGAGAAGATCGACGGACTCGAGGTGTTCGATGCCGAACGCCACGCCGGCCGCATCCTCGGCATGGGCGACATCGTCGCGCTGGTCGAACAGGTGACGGCGGGCGTCGACGTGGCGTCGGCGCAGAAGCTGGCGGCCAAGCTCAAGAGCGGCTCGGGCTTCGACCTGAACGACTTTCTGGGCCAGATCCAGCAGATGAAGCAAATGGGCGGGCTCTCCAGCATCATGGACAAGCTTCCGCAGCAGATGGCCGCCAAGACCACCGAAGCCGACATGACCCGCGCCGAGCGCGACATCCGTCGCAAGGAAGGGATCATCCAGAGCATGACGCCGCAGGAGCGCCGCAAGCCAGAACTGCTCAAGGCCACGCGCAAGCGCCGCATCGCTGCCGGAGCCGGTGTTCAGGTCCAGGAAGTGAACCGCCTGCTCAACGAGTTCGATCAGATGCAGACCATGATGAAGAAGATGAAGGGCGGCGGCCTCATGAAGATGATGAAGAAGATGGGCGGCATGAAAGGCATGCCGGGCATGGGTGGACCGGGCGGGCCGAAGTTGCCGTTCTGA
- a CDS encoding cytochrome C assembly family protein: MILASPSPLGVALGIATAAAYGVTAAAAPRLGRQATQSLLGLAWLLHAFTLAWSLASGNPRFGFAPAISVTAWLVLTVYAIESRMYPQLTVRRALAVLGAAAVLLAVVFPGSPLHVSASPWLPLHLALGIASYGLFGAAVVHAWLITRAEKQIRLAADPEAGVPLLTLERLTFRFVTAGFVLLSATLLAGWLFGETLYGKTLKWDHKMVFSLMAWLCFAVLLIGRSRFGWRGRTARRVLYAGAALLVLAYVGSRFVLEVVLGRAS; encoded by the coding sequence ATGATTTTAGCGAGCCCCTCCCCGCTCGGCGTGGCGCTGGGCATCGCGACCGCCGCAGCCTACGGCGTGACTGCCGCCGCCGCACCGCGCCTGGGACGGCAAGCGACGCAATCGCTGCTCGGACTCGCCTGGCTGCTGCATGCCTTCACCCTCGCATGGAGCCTGGCCAGCGGCAATCCGCGTTTCGGTTTCGCGCCCGCCATTTCCGTGACTGCGTGGCTGGTGCTCACGGTCTATGCGATCGAAAGCCGGATGTACCCGCAGCTCACCGTGCGCCGCGCGCTGGCGGTGCTCGGCGCCGCGGCCGTGCTGCTGGCCGTTGTGTTTCCGGGCTCGCCGCTGCATGTGAGCGCATCGCCCTGGCTGCCGTTGCATCTTGCCCTTGGCATCGCTTCTTATGGCTTGTTTGGCGCAGCGGTCGTCCACGCGTGGCTCATTACGCGGGCCGAAAAGCAGATCCGTCTGGCCGCCGATCCCGAGGCCGGCGTGCCCTTGCTCACGCTCGAACGCCTGACTTTCCGTTTCGTCACCGCAGGCTTCGTCCTGTTGTCGGCCACACTGCTGGCCGGCTGGCTCTTCGGCGAAACGCTCTATGGCAAAACCTTGAAGTGGGACCACAAGATGGTGTTCTCGCTCATGGCCTGGCTGTGTTTTGCCGTGCTGCTGATCGGCCGCTCGCGCTTCGGTTGGCGCGGGCGCACCGCGCGCCGTGTTCTGTATGCGGGCGCCGCGCTGCTGGTGCTGGCGTACGTGGGTTCGCGCTTCGTGCTCGAAGTGGTGCTGGGGCGTGCGTCATGA